ATCGCAACTGATCTTGCAGAGTTTATCGGTGCTGCCCTCGGTCTATATTTATTATTTAACATCCCAATGCTACCAGCAGCACTAATTACGGCAGTCGGCTCATTCGCCATTTTAGAGCTACAACGCAGAGGTTTTAGAGCCTTCGAAGCTGGTATTTCTGGTATGGTGCTAATTGTAGTGCTCGCATTTGCGTTCCAGACATTTTTAGCCCAACCAAATTGGGGTGAAGTGACACTCGGAATGCTGACACCACATTTCGATGGAGTCGATTCCCTATTACTTGCAACAGGTATTTTAGGTGCTACTGTTATGCCGCATGCAATCTATTTACATTCTTCTTTAACACAAAATCGCGTTATTGGTCGTAATGATAATGAAAAACGACGTATTTTCCGTTTCGAGTTTATTGATATTGTAATTGCAATGATTATTGCCGGCGCGATTAATATGAGCATGCTGATTATTGCAGCAGCGGTGTTCCATACGCAAGGATTAGTAGTTGAGGATTTAGACATTGCCTATAACGGCTTACGAGATGCACTTGGCCCTATGGCAGCCGTTTCTTTCGGCCTTGGTCTTCTTATTGCAGGACTTGCAAGTTCTTCAGTCGGTACACTAGCAGGAGATGTTGTCATGCAAGGCTTTATCCAACGTAGAATTCCTCTCTATTTGCGCAGAGCCATTACAATGATTCCACCATTGGTCATTATTGCATCTGGCGTCAATGCAACCTATGCGCTTGTATTAAGCCAAGTCATCCTGTCATTCGGTATTGCCTTTGCGCTTATCCCGCTTGTGATGTTCACAAGTAAAAAGGACATTATGGGTAGCCTCGTCAATCACCGTATCACAACAACTCTTGGTTGGTGTGTCGTTGTCATCGTCGTAGCGTTAAATATTTACCTATTATGGGAAACGCTATTTGCTTAATAAAATAAAGATGAAATAATAGAAAAAGTGTTAAAGCGACTGCGTCACTTTAACACTTTTTGCTATGACAATTATCTGTTACTGCGGGGTTTATTGGCTGACAGATGTGTACAACAAAAATAAAAACTGCCCTAACATTTAGGACAGTTCTCATTATTATTTTTCCACTTTTAAATCGCATTTTTGTAGTGGAATCATTTTTGTTTTATGTTTTATTTTATAGCCTAGCCACAGTATAACAAAGAGTGGGATACCAATATATGAAACAAGCACGCCATACCAGTCAATTGAATCACCCGTGAATGCTGTATAGTTTTGACCAATGACAACAATCATACATACGGTGAAAGCAAAGAGCGGACCGAATGGATATAGCTTTGCCTTGTATGGTAGTAATTTCGGATCCAGCCCTTGTGCTTCAAACGCTCGACGGAAGCGATAATGGCTAAAGGCAATACCAAGCCATGCAATGAAGCCTGACATCCCAGAAGCGTTTAGAAGCCACATATAGACAACGCCATCACCAAAAAATGATGCTAAAAATGCTAGACAGCCTACTGCCAATGTAAGCAGTAATGCATAAATTGGAATGCCACGACGGCTTAATTTTGTGAAAATTTTAGGTGCATGTCCATCTACCGCTAATTGCCATAACATGCGGGATGATGCATATAAACCAGAGTTACCTGCAGACAACATTGCAGTTAAAATAATTGCATTCATTAATGAGGCAGCAAAAGCAATGCCTAAGCGATCGAATACTAATGTAAATGGAGATACCGCAATATCTTCAGATAATAAACGCGAATCCGTAAATGGAATCAACATCCCAATCGCCGCAATAGCTAAAATATAAAATAAAATAATACGCCAGAAGACAGATTTTACAGCCTTTGGAATATTCTTTCCAGGGTCATCCGTTTCTCCAGCAGTGATACCTAATAATTCTGTTCCTTGGAACGAGAAACCAGCTGCTAAAAATATACCGAATGTTGCAAGGAAGCCACCATGGAATGGACCATCACTTATAAAGAAATTCGTGAAACCAACCGGTGCTTGCCCTCCTAAAATACCAAAAATCATCAATAGGCTGACGATAATAAAAACAACAACAGTCGCCACTTTTATCATGGCAAACCAATATTCACTTTCACCATAGCTTCTAACAGATAGTAAATTGAATGTTAGTACAATCACAATAAATACTACTGTCCATAGTGCAGAGGAACTGTCAGGAAACCAATACTTCATAATAAGCGAAACAGCTGCAATTTCTGCTGCAATTGTGATCGCCCAGTTATACCAGTAGTTCCAACCAAGGGCAAAGCCAAGTGCAGGATCTACGAATTTTGTTGCATACGTACTAAATGAACCCGATGACGGCATATAGGCTGCCATTTCGCCCAGGCTAGTCATTAAAAAGTACACCATTATACCGATTAATGCGTAAGCAAGTAGTGCACCACCTGGTCCAGCCTGTGCAATAGCGCCACCGCTTGCTAAAAATAGCCCAGTCCCAATTGTACCGCCTAATGAAATCATCGTAATATGACGGCTTTTTAATTCTTTTTTCAGCTTCGGTGCTTTATGGCCGAGCTGATTAACTTTTATCTCACTCACGTTAAAGCTTCCTTCCTTTTATAAGAGGCAAAAAAATGCCATCACATGAACGTTGTGATGGCTAAGTAAATCCTCTGTTTCTTCAAAATGATAGCGCAACACGTTGTCCAACGTGACAGTTCTGTTCCTTTCGGAGACAGCCCCAGCATGAGGTTTTCAAGTCCCCTCACACTTCGGCGATATTTCCTTTCAGCTAACATCTTTAATGCTTGTCATTTCCATTAGCGTACTCATAAATACCGCGACCTCTACCTCAATACAAACATGAGGCATATAATTATTAAATTTATGATGTCTCTTAGTTTAACATACGACCTTAGACATTTCAATAAAACCATTAATGTTCCGTATTTTATGAATTTTCTACTATTTTTAATAGTGTGATAAAGTGTTATAGTGGTTCGAATTATAATTGTTCTATCAGGGAGGTACAAGTTTTGACAACGAACGAACAATCTACTTATCCTAGCAAAAAGATTAACTGGAAGGGAACAACCCTACTGTTGGTCATCGGTGTAATTTTTCTAGCATCTACATTACGTATGCCCTTAACAGTTGTAGGTCCAATTATATCCTTTATACGTGAAGATCTTGGTATATCCAATGTACTTGCAGGCTTCCTTACAACGATACCATTACTTGCATTCGCAATAGTATCCCCTTTTGCACCAGTAGTTGCAAGAAAACTCGGACTTGAACTAACACTATTTTTATCAACAATTTTATTAGCAGTAGGAATTGTCCTGCGTTCACTTGGGACAACGGGATTACTCGTACTTGGTACAATGATTATTGGTGTCGCCATTTCATTCGGTAACGTCCTTATTCCAGGTCTACTAAAATTAAAATTTCCATATCATGTTGGCTTACTAATGGCGTTTTTTACAATGTCTATGAATTTAACAGCGGGAATCGGTGCTGGTATTAGCTATCCTATAGCGAATGCAGTACTGGGCTGGCAAGGTGCACTTGCTATTGCTCTAGCGCTAGTCATATTAACAATTGTGATTTGGTTACCCCAATTAAAGTTTAATAAACCTGAGCCAACTGTAGTCTCTACAAAAGCGCGTATACCATTGTGGAAATCACCAGTTACTTGGGCAGTTACTGGGGCAATGGGGCTACAATCGTTATTATTTTATACTACCGCAGCTTGGATTCCTGAAATTTATATTGCACAAGGCGTAGCCGCTGATCGTGCGGGTTGGATGTTTTCCATCATGCAAATTTCACAAGTGCCTATGGCATTAGTTGTGCCTATCATTGCTAGCAAAATGACATCTCAGCGACCACTCGTTTTAATGTTTACAGCATTTTATGTCATCGGTTTTACAGGCGTTGTGATGGAATGGACTAGTCTTGCTGTGTTATGGATGATATTGCTTGGTTTAGCAGGTGGGGCTTCATTTGCACTTGCCATGATGTTCTTTACCTTACGTACACGTACGGCTTTTGAGGCGGCAGATTTATCTGGCTTTGCACAATCATTAGGTTATTTATTAGCCGCAGTTGGTCCAATTTTATTTGGCTATTTGCATGATTTATTTGGCGGCTGGGATATCGTTGGGTGGCTATTTGTTGCCGTTACAGCTCTACTCTTCTTCTGTTCATTTAGAGCTTCTAAAAATGAATATATCAATTAATAAGAGGCAGTTCATTTTCTACAATGAGCTGCCTCTTCATCATTAGTATGGGGGTTTTTGGTAAAAATAATTAGGTGTATGATAGACATTTACATACGGCTTATGGAAAATATGTGTCGTTGCAGGCGACAATGGTGGAATCAACCAAGTCCAGTTGCCTGTTAAATCGCGCCCTGCCTTGTGCTCTGCTTCTTCAAATAGCTTAAATTGCTGTGCTGCGGTATGATGATCAACAATACTTACGCCATCTTCTTTAAAGGAATGAAGAACAGCAATATTTAATTCTACTAGCGCACGATCACGCCAAAGAGATGCTTGCTTTGTTGTATCAAGATTAAAAATTTCTGCTATCTTCGGTAACATATCATAACGGTCATAATCAGCTAAATTCCGCGCTCCAATTTCTGTCCCCATATACCAGCCATTAAAGGGGGCTGCCTGAAAGTCAATACCCGCCATTTGAAAGCGCATGCTCGATATAATTGGCACCGCATACCACTTCATTCCTAGTTCTTCTACCTTAGGATGTTCAGGGTGACGAATCGTAACTTCTAATACATCACCACTTGGAATTGGAAACCATTGCGGTTTACGGCCATCTACTTGAATCACGAGTGGTAGCACATCAAATGCTGTTCTTGCTCCCTGCCAGCCAAGTGACTCGCACACTTTTGTAAATGGCACCGAATGGGAATCACCAATAATCCCTGCTTCTGTTTCATAACCTGCATAACGTATAAGCTGGTGATTCCATATTTTTACTCTATCAGAGGCAAATACCGTTATAGTCGGACGAATCTTACCTCCATTTGTTGCATATCGAATATGGTGAAGTAATTTCTCAAAAATAGCATGCTCATCTAAAACCTCACGTGCATCCTCAACATGAAGTGATTGCCAAAATAATCTCCCAATACATTTATTACTATTACGCCATGCTACTCTTGCGCCAAAAGTAAGCTCTTCCGTTGTAGGAATATATGCTCCCTCTGTGGCAACTTGCTGTAATCTATTTGTAAGCCATTGTTCCGACTCATTTTGTTCCAATTGATAAAGTGCTAAAAAACGTTGTATCTCTTGTAAATTCATATCGTTTTCCTCCATCTATCCCCATATTAGATGAACAGCATACAATTCACCACGAAAAAATCCGTAAGAAAACATACATCTTTTATATATGAAATACTTTGTTCAAATTTAAAACGGCAAATTAAAAGTTAGATGATTTACACAATACTTAATGCCTTAATGACAATAATTAAATGCTTAAAAAACAAAAAAAGCATGTAGCAAAATTTGCTACATGCTTGATGACCCCTACGGGATTCGAACCCGTGTTACCGCCGTGAAAGGGCGGTGTCTTAACCGCTTGACCAAGGGGCCGTGGCTCCGAAGGCAGGACTCGAACCTGCGACAACCTGATTAACAGTCAGGTGCTACTACCAACTGAGCTACTTCGGAATAATTTTAAAATGGGCCTAAATGGACTCGAACCATCGACCTCACGCTTATCAGGCGTGCGCTCTAACCAGCTGAGCTATAGGCCCCTCTTGGAGCGGGTGATGAGAATCGAACTCACGACATCAGCTTGGAAGGCTGAGGTTTTACCATTAAACTACACCCGCAAAAATGATGGGTCAGGACGGAATCGAACCGCCGACACTTAGAGCTTCAATCTAATGCTCTACCAACTGAGCTACTGACCCGGAAAATGGAGGAGGTAGAGGGATTCGAACCCCCGCGCGGTGTTACCCGCCTGTCGGTTTTCAAGACCGATCCCTTCAGCCAGACTTGGGTATACCTCCGGAATGAAACAATTATGGTGGAGCCTAGCGGGATCGAACCGCTGACCTCCTGCGTGCAAGGCAGGCGCTCTCCCAGCTGAGCTAAGGCCCCATTTGTTAAAAAGATGGTCGGAATGACAGGATTCGAACCTACGACCCCTTGGTCCCAAACCAAGTGCTCTACCAAGCTGAGCTACATTCCGTTCATTTATTGGCGCGCCCGGCAGGAGTCGAACCCACAACCTTCTGATCCGTAGTCAGACGCTCTATCCAATTGAGCTACGGGCGCTAAATATTAAAAATGGTGCCGAGGGCCGGAATCGAACCGGCACGGTAGTCACCTACCGCAGGATTTTAAGTCCTGTGCGTCTGCCAGTTCCGCCACCCCGGCACATTTGGAGCGGAAGACGAGGTTCGAACTCGCGACCCCCACCTTGGCAAGGTGGTGTTCTACCACTGAACTACTTCCGCATGTGCATAAGATTATTTATCCTGGCAATTATAAATTTGAAATATAGATGATGCGGGTGAAGGGAGTCGAACCCCCACGCCTTGCGGCGCTAGATCCTAAGTCTAGTGCGTCTGCCAATTCCGCCACACCCGCAAATATGATGAGCCATGAAGGACTCGAACCTTCGACCCTCTGATTAAAAGTCAGATGCTCTACCAACTGAGCTAATGGCTCATATTAAGAAATAAATGGCTGGGGTACTAGGATTCGAACCTAGGCATGACGGAATCAAAATCCGTTGCCTTACCGCTTGGCTATACCCCAATATTTTATTATGGGGCGACTGATGGGAATCGAACCCACGAATGTCGGAACCACAATCCGATGCGTTAACCACTTCGCCACAACCGCCATATGTAATATAACAGTAGTCTAACCTAAAAAATTTGGCAGGGGCAGTAGGAATCGAACCCACACCAAAGGTTTTGGAGACCTCTATTCTACCGTTGAACTATGCCCCTATTGAATAAAGAGCTGGTGGAGGGGGACGGATTCGAACCGCCGAACCCTAAGGAGCGGATTTACAGTCCGCCGCGTTTAGCCACTTCGCTACCCCTCCAAGGGATGGTGCCGGCGATAGGAGTCGAACCCACGACCTACTGATTACAAGTCAGTTGCTCTACCAACTGAGCTACACCGGCACAAATAAGGACGGTCCCGACCGGGATCGAACCGGCGATCTCCTGCGTGACAGGCAGGCATGTTAACCGCTACACCACGGGACCTTAATTTTATTTGGTTGCGGAGACAGGATTTGAACCTGTGACCTTCGGGTTATGAGCCCGACGAGCTACCACTGCTCCACCCCGCGATAATAGTACTTTCATAATAAATAAATGGTGGAGGATGACGGGCTCGAACCGCCGACCCTCTGCTTGTAAGGCAGATGCTCTCCCAGCTGAGCTAATCCTCCACATAAAAAATAAGCGAAGCGACGTCCTACTCTCACAGGGGGAAGCCCCCAACTACCATCGGCGCTAAAGAGCTTAACTTCCGTGTTCGGTATGGGAACGGGTGTGACCTCTTTGCCATCATCACTTCACTTATTCAGTTGAAAGAACTCGTTCTCTCAAAACTGGATAAACGTTCATTGAATGTTTCAAACTTTTTGGTTAAGTCCTCGATCGATTAGTATTCGTCAGCTCCATGTGTCACCACACTTCCACCTCGAACCTATCTACCTCATCGTCTTTGAGGGATCTTACTTACTTGCGTAATGGGAAATCTCATCTTGAGGGGGGCTTCATGCTTAGATGCTTTCAGCACTTATCCCGTCCACACATAGCTACCCAGCGATGCCTTTGGCAAGACAACTGGTACACCAGCGGTGTGTCCATCCCGGTCCTCTCGTACTAAGGACAGCTCCTCTCAAATTTCCTACGCCCACGACGGATAGGGACCGAACTGTCTCACGACGTTCTGAACCCAGCTCGCGTACCGCTTTAATGGGCGAACAGCCCAACCCTTGGGACCGACTACAGCCCCAGGATGCGATGAGCCGACATCGAGGTGCCAAACCTCCCCGTCGATGTGGACTCTTGGGGGAGATAAGCCTGTTATCCCCGGGGTAGCTTTTATCCGTTGAGCGATGGCCCTTCCATGCGGAACCACCGGATCACTAAGCCCGTCTTTCGACCCTGCTCGACTTGTAGGTCTCGCAGTCAAGCTCCCTTGTGCCTTTACACTCTACGAATGATTTCCAACCATTCTGAGGGAACCTTTGGGCGCCTCCGTTACCTTTTAGGAGGCGACCGCCCCAGTCAAACTGTCCGCCTGACACTGTCTCCTGCCCCGCTAAGGGGCATGGGTTAGAATTTCAATACAACCAGGGTAGTATCCCACCGACGCCTCCTTCGAAGCTGGCGCTCCGAGATCTCTGGCTCCTACCTATCCTGTACAAGTTGTACCAAAATTCAATATCAGGCTACAGTAAAGCTCCACGGGGTCTTTCCGTCCTGTCGCGGGTAACCTGCATCTTCACAGGTACTATAATTTCACCGAGTCTCTCGTTGAGACAGTGCCCAGATCGTTACGCCTTTCGTGCGGGTCGGAACTTACCCGACAAGGAATTTCGCTACCTTAGGACCGTTATAGTTACGGCCGCCGTTTACTGGGGCTTCAATTCGCAGCTTCGCTTGCGCTAACCACTCCTCTTAACCTTCCAGCACCGGGCAGGCGTCAGCCCCTATACGTCACCTTACGGTTTTGCAGAGACCTGTGTTTTTGCTAAACAGTCGCCTGGGCCTATTCACTGCGGCTCTCATGCGCTTGCACGCTCAAGAGCACCCCTTCTCCCGAAGTTACGGGGTCATTTTGCCGAGTTCCTTAACGAGAGTTCTCTCGCACACCTTAGGATTCTCTCCTCGACTACCTGTGTCGGTTTGCGGTACGGGCACCTCTCACCTCGATAGAGGCTTTTCTTGGCAGTGTGAAATCAGGAACTTCGTCCATACGGACTCGCCATCACAGCTCAACGTTACAGTGTGCGGATTTGCCTACACACACGCCTTACTGCTTGGACGCGCACAACCAACGGCGCGCTTACCCTATCCTACTGCGTCCCCCCATTTCTCAAACGGTGAGGAGGTGGTACAGGAATATCAACCTGTTGTCCATCGCCTACGCCTATCGGCCTCGGCTTAGGTCCCGACTAACCCTGAGCGGACGAGCCTTCCTCAGGAAACCTTAGTCATACGGTGGACGGGATTCTCACCCGTCTTTCGCTACTCATACCGGCATTCTCACTTCTAAGCGCTCCACCAGTCCTTCCGGTCTGACTTCAACGCACTTAGAACGCTCTCCTACCACTGACATCGTAGATGTC
This genomic interval from Lysinibacillus sphaericus contains the following:
- a CDS encoding Nramp family divalent metal transporter; the encoded protein is MAYKPINKSAAEAVLDGDIKGWQRILPFLGPAFIAAVAYIDPGNFATNITAGSQYGYLLLWVIAFSNLMAVLIQSLSAKLGIATGKNLPEIARENFSKKTSIFLWIQAELVIIATDLAEFIGAALGLYLLFNIPMLPAALITAVGSFAILELQRRGFRAFEAGISGMVLIVVLAFAFQTFLAQPNWGEVTLGMLTPHFDGVDSLLLATGILGATVMPHAIYLHSSLTQNRVIGRNDNEKRRIFRFEFIDIVIAMIIAGAINMSMLIIAAAVFHTQGLVVEDLDIAYNGLRDALGPMAAVSFGLGLLIAGLASSSVGTLAGDVVMQGFIQRRIPLYLRRAITMIPPLVIIASGVNATYALVLSQVILSFGIAFALIPLVMFTSKKDIMGSLVNHRITTTLGWCVVVIVVALNIYLLWETLFA
- a CDS encoding amino acid permease, with product MSEIKVNQLGHKAPKLKKELKSRHITMISLGGTIGTGLFLASGGAIAQAGPGGALLAYALIGIMVYFLMTSLGEMAAYMPSSGSFSTYATKFVDPALGFALGWNYWYNWAITIAAEIAAVSLIMKYWFPDSSSALWTVVFIVIVLTFNLLSVRSYGESEYWFAMIKVATVVVFIIVSLLMIFGILGGQAPVGFTNFFISDGPFHGGFLATFGIFLAAGFSFQGTELLGITAGETDDPGKNIPKAVKSVFWRIILFYILAIAAIGMLIPFTDSRLLSEDIAVSPFTLVFDRLGIAFAASLMNAIILTAMLSAGNSGLYASSRMLWQLAVDGHAPKIFTKLSRRGIPIYALLLTLAVGCLAFLASFFGDGVVYMWLLNASGMSGFIAWLGIAFSHYRFRRAFEAQGLDPKLLPYKAKLYPFGPLFAFTVCMIVVIGQNYTAFTGDSIDWYGVLVSYIGIPLFVILWLGYKIKHKTKMIPLQKCDLKVEK
- a CDS encoding CynX/NimT family MFS transporter, producing MTTNEQSTYPSKKINWKGTTLLLVIGVIFLASTLRMPLTVVGPIISFIREDLGISNVLAGFLTTIPLLAFAIVSPFAPVVARKLGLELTLFLSTILLAVGIVLRSLGTTGLLVLGTMIIGVAISFGNVLIPGLLKLKFPYHVGLLMAFFTMSMNLTAGIGAGISYPIANAVLGWQGALAIALALVILTIVIWLPQLKFNKPEPTVVSTKARIPLWKSPVTWAVTGAMGLQSLLFYTTAAWIPEIYIAQGVAADRAGWMFSIMQISQVPMALVVPIIASKMTSQRPLVLMFTAFYVIGFTGVVMEWTSLAVLWMILLGLAGGASFALAMMFFTLRTRTAFEAADLSGFAQSLGYLLAAVGPILFGYLHDLFGGWDIVGWLFVAVTALLFFCSFRASKNEYIN
- a CDS encoding nitric oxide synthase oxygenase; this translates as MNLQEIQRFLALYQLEQNESEQWLTNRLQQVATEGAYIPTTEELTFGARVAWRNSNKCIGRLFWQSLHVEDAREVLDEHAIFEKLLHHIRYATNGGKIRPTITVFASDRVKIWNHQLIRYAGYETEAGIIGDSHSVPFTKVCESLGWQGARTAFDVLPLVIQVDGRKPQWFPIPSGDVLEVTIRHPEHPKVEELGMKWYAVPIISSMRFQMAGIDFQAAPFNGWYMGTEIGARNLADYDRYDMLPKIAEIFNLDTTKQASLWRDRALVELNIAVLHSFKEDGVSIVDHHTAAQQFKLFEEAEHKAGRDLTGNWTWLIPPLSPATTHIFHKPYVNVYHTPNYFYQKPPY